The segment CTCCTACCGCCGGCTCGCGTCGCACTTCCTCACCACCTACCCGCAGCTCGAGGGCGTCGCGTTCACCCATCGATGGGCGGGCGCGATCGACACGTCCACCCGCTTCTGCGCCTTCCACGGCCTCGCCCGCCGCGGTCGCGTGGCCTACGCCTCCGGCTTCACGGGCCTCGGTGTCGGTGCCACCCGGTTCGCCGCGGAGGTCATGCTCGACCACCTCGCCGGTGACGACACCGAGCGCACCCGGCTCGCGATGGTGCGACGCCCGGCCGTGCCCTTCCCGCCCGAGCCGCTGGCCACGATCGGCATCGAGGCCACCCGCTGGTCGCTCGATCGCGCCGACCACGACGAGGGTCGCCGCAACCTGCTGCTGCGCACCCTCGACCGGCTCGGCCTCGGCTTCGACTCCTGAGTCGTCCGCGGTGTCGGTGCCGCGTGCGAGGATGCCGATCGTGGAGCGGTTCGAGGAACGTTTCGACGGGTTGGACCTCCAGCGGTGGGTCCCCGCCTACCTGCCCGCCTGGAGCTCCCGTGAGGACGCACGTGCCACGTGGGAGGTCGGTGACGACGGACTGCGGTTGTCGCTTCCCCCCGAGCATCCCCGGTGGTGCCCCGACCTGCACGAGCCACCGTTGCGGGTCTCGGCCGTGCAGAGCGGCAGCTGGTCCGGTCCGGTGGGGTCGACACGTGGGCAGCAGCCGTTCCGCCCCGGTCTGACCGTGCGCGAGGAGCAGCCCCGGGTCGCGGGCTTCGTGCCGTTGCACGGCCGCATCGAGGTCGAGTGCCGAGCCACGGTCGGCGCAGGGTCGATGTTCTCGGCGTGGACGATCGGCATGGAGGACGAGCCCCGGCGCTGCGGTGAGATCTGCCTGGTCGAGGTCTTCGGCGACACGCGCGCCACCACGCCCGACGGCACGGTGACCCTCGAGGTCGGACGGGGCGTCCATCCCTTCCGCGACCCCGACCTGGTCGAGGAGTTCGCGGCCCCACGTCGGAGCCTCGACGTGAGTGCGTGGCACACCTATGCCGTGGACTGGACCGAGCACGGGATCACCTGGTTCCTCGACGGCGAGCAGGTGGCTGCGTCCGACCAGTCGCCGAGCTACCCGATGCTGCTCGTCCTCGCGGTCTTCGACTTCCCCGACCGCACGACGGGTGACCACGTGCCGCTGCTCGAGGTGCGTCGGGTCACCGGCCGCTGAGGCGCCGGAGCGCGACTCGGATACCGTTGGTCTCTCAACGGTCGCTGTCGGTGCGACGTCACAGGAAGGTGGTCACGTGCGCGTCGCCCTGTTGTCGTACCGCAGCAAGCAGCACGTGGGTGGCCAGGGCGTCTACGTCGAGCACCTCAGCCGGGGTCTCGTCGAGGCCGGCCACGACGTCGAGGTCATCTCCGGTCAGCCCTACCCCGAGGGTCTCGACCCGAGGGTGCGACTGACGAGGCTGCCGAGTCTCGGCATCTACGACGAGCCCGACCCCTTCAAGCCCCCGGCGCCCTGGACGCTGCGCAGCGTTCCCGACGTCGTCGAGTGGCTGCTCAGCGTCACCGGCGCCTTCGGCGAGCCGCTCTCGTTCACGTTGCGCGCCGACCGTCACCTCAAGGACCGGCTCGACGACTTCGACGTGGTCCACGACAACCAGAGCCTCGGCTGGGGGCTGCTCGCCCTGCGCCGACGGCTCCCGCTCGTCGTCACGATCCACCACCCGATCAGCCGCGACCGCATCGTCGAGCTCGAGGCTGCCCGTGGGTGGCGCAAGCTCTCGGTCGCTCGGTGGTACTCGTTCGTGGGCATGCAGGCCCGCGTCGCCCGGCGGCTGCCGTTCGTCGTGGGCGTCTCCACGGTGGCCACCGACGACACCGTCACCGACTTCGGCATCGACCCGGCCCGCATCCGCGTGGTGCCGCTCGGCGTCGACACCGACACCTTCGGTCCCGTTCGCCGCCGACAGCCCGGCACCCCCGCCGCGACCGAGTCCCGCGTGCCCGGCCGCATCGTGGCGGTCGCCAGCGCCGACAAGCCGCTCAAGGGCGTCGCCCACCTCCTCGACGCACTCGCCAAGGTGCGGGTCGAGCACCCCGACGTCGAGCTGCAGCTCGTCTCGAGCGTCGAGCCCGGCGGCGCCACGGACCGCCGCATCGACGCGCTCGACCTGCGCGACTGCGTGACCACCCACAGCGGCCTGGAGTCCGAGCAGATCGCCGAGCTCCTGCGCTCGGCCGAGATCATGTGCGTCCCCTCGCTCTACGAGGGCTTCTCCCTGCCGACGGTCGAGGCGCTCGCGAGCGGCACCGCGGTCGTCGCGAGCCGCGCCGGCGCCATCCCCGAGGTCGTGGGCGACGCCGAGGGCGGCGAGCCGTGCGCGGTGCTCGTCGAGCCGGGCGACGCCGAGCAGCTGGCCGCCGCCGTCTCCTCCCTGCTCGACGACCCCGACCGCCGCGCGGCCCTGGGCGCCGCCGGCCGTGCCCGTGCGCTCGAGCGCTACAGCTGGACCTCGGTGGCCAAGGCCACCGCCGACGTCTACGACGAGGCGATCCGCAGGTTCGCCGGCAAGGAGCAGTGACGTGCTGACCGTCGACTTCGACCGCCTCCGGGTGGGCGCCCGCACCCGATTCATCGACGTCGGTGCCGGCGCCGGCCGGCACAGCTACGAGGCCCTGCGCCGCGGTGCCGACGTGACCGCGTTCGACCTCGACGAGGTCGAGCTCAAGGGCGTCGACGAGATGTTCGAGGCGATGCGGGTCGAGGGGCAGGTGCCCAGGACCGGGCGTGGTGCCGTGCAGGCCGGGACCATCCTCGACATGCCCTACGCCGACGCCTCCTTCGACGTCGTGCTCGCCTCGGAGATCCTCGAGCACGTGCCCGAGGACGAGCAGGCCATCAGCGAGCTCGTGCGCATCCTGGCGCCCGGCGGGACGCTGGCCGTGACCGTCCCGCGCTTCTGGCCCGAGAAGGTGTGCTGGATGCTGTCGGACGAGTACCACGCCAACGAGGGCGGGCACATCCGCATCTACAAGGCCAGCGAGCTCGACGCGAAGCTGCGTGCCGAGGGCCTGGTGCACACCCACACCCACCACGCGCACGGCCTGCACGCGCCGTACTGGTGGATCAAGTGCGCCGTGGGCGTGGAGCGCGACCAGCACCCGGCCGTGCGCGCCTACCACCAGCTGCTCGTGTGGGACATGATGAAGGCGCCCCGCACCACCCGCGTGGCCGAGAAGCTCCTCGACCCGGTCCTGGGCAAGAGCGTGGCGCTGTACTACACCAAGCCGCTCGCGGCCTGAGGTCGCCGTGACCCCCGCCGTCACCGGATCGCCGGCCGTCCTCGCGCTCCCCGGCGTGCTCGACGCTGCCCAGGTGCAGGCCACGGCCGACACGATCGCGGACGTGCAGACCCGAGACGGGGCGATCCCGTGGGAGGCCGACGGGCACCTCGACCCGTGGGACCACCTCCAGGCCGCCATGGGGCTCGCCGTCGCCGGGCGCCGCGACGAGGCCGAGGCCGCCTACGCCTGGAGCCGCTCGCAGCAGCGACCCGACGGCACGTGGGCCACCAAGTACTCCGGGGGCGAGGTGGTCGAGCCTGCCACCGACGCCAACTTCACCGCCTACGTGGCCACCGCGGTCTGGCACCACTGGCGGCTGACCGGCGACCGGGCCTTCGTCAGCTCCATGTGGCCGTCGGTGCAGGGTGCGCTCGACGCCGTGCTCGTCCTGCAGGACGACGCGGGTCCGGTCCGCTGGTCGCGCGGCGCCGACGGGTGCGTGGCCGACGAGGCCCTCGTCACCGGGAACGCCAGCATCCACCTCAGCCTGCGGTGCGGCGTGGCGCTGGCCGACGTCGTGGGGGAGCGGGTGCCGCACTGGGAGGACGCGGCGGTGCGGCTGCGCCACGCCCTGGACCACCACCCGGACCGGTTCGCCGACAAGGCCCGGTTCTCGATGGACTGGTACTACCCCGTGCTGGGCGGGGCACTGCCGCGCGCCGTCGCCCTGGCCCGCCTGGAGCGGCGCTGGGACGACTTCGTGGTGCCCGGCTTCGGCGCGCGGTGCGTCGACGACAGCCCCTGGGTCACCGGGGGCGAGACGTGCGAGCTCGTCCTGGCGCTCGACGCGGTGGGCCGTGGCGCGGACGCCCGGGCGCTCCTCGCCGACATCCAGGTCCTGCGCCGCGAGGACGCCACGTACTGGACCGGCTACGTCTATCCCGACGAGACCTACTGGCCGATCGAGCAGACCACCTGGACGGCGGGCACCGTGCTCCTCGCCGTCGACGCCCTGACCCGGACCACACCCGCCAACGGGCTGTTCCGCGGGGAGGGCCTGCCCCTCCTGGCCGCCGCCGAGGAGTGCGACCAGCCGTGCGTGGCATGAGTGCACCGCCGCTGCCCGAGGCGCTGCAGGCGGTGGCCGACGAGGTGCGCGGCTTCCTTCCGGCCGACGAGGCCGACGCCCTGCGGGCCGCGGCCGCCGCCCACCTGCGCGCGGGCGGGTTGGCCGTCGAGATCGGCAGCTACTGCGGCAAGTCCGCGGTGCACCTCGGCCACGTCGCACGCGAGAGCGGTGCGCGGCTCGTGACGATCGACCACCACCGCGGCTCGGAGGAGCAGCAGGTCGGCTGGGAGTACCACGACGAGACCCTCGTCGGCACCGACGGCCGGATGGACACCCTGCCGTTCCTGCGCGAGACCCTCGCGCGCGCCGGCCTGGAGGACGTCGTCGACGTGGTGGTGGCCCGCTCGCCCGACGTCGCGTCGTGGTGGGGCCGCGAGCTCGACCTCGTGTTCGTCGACGGCGGGCACACCGACGAGCACGCCCAGGGCGACTACGAGGGCTGGGCCCGGTGGGTGCGGCCGGGCGGCGTGCTCGTCATCCACGACGTCTTCCCCGACCCCGCCGACGGCGGGCAGGCGCCCTACCGCATCTACCTGCGCGCCCTCGACGACGGCTTCACCGAGGTCGGCCACACCGGCTCGCTGCGCGTCCTCCGTCGCTGACGAGCCACTCCTGGTCGACCAGGGAGAGGGCGGTCAGAGCAGGGCGTTGAGCCGGTCGATGAGCTGCTGGAACCGCTTCTTCGTCTCGGCGTCGACCGAGGCGAGCGCCTGCGACCGGTTGCGCAGCAGGTGGCCGGCGGGCTGGAAGCGGTCGTAGGCGCCGCCGACGACCGTCTCGGCCTGGTGCACGATGCGTCGGCGAGGCGGCTTGCGCAGGAACCGCTTGCCGGTGATCTTGCGGTGCGAGACCTTCGGTCCGCCGGACTCCTCCAGGAGTGTCACGTACCACCGGGAGTCGAAGAGGTCCTCGAGGTCGGCGTCGAGGGTGCCGGTGATGTCGGTGAGCGGGACGATGTGGTCGGCCGAGATCGCCCCTCGGTTCACCAGCTCCTCGACGGCGCCCCGCGCGCCGGCCGGACCGTCCATGAGCACCGTGGCCGAGACGGCCGTGGTGCCGAGCAGCGCCAGGATCGTCGGGATGCCGGAGGCACCACCGACGGGCGTCAGGTTCCAGCGCGGGTCGAGCGCGCGTCCGCCCTCGGAACGGAGCAGGTCACCCATGACCGTCAGGTACGTGATGTCCGACGGTGACGAGACGAGCAGCTGGTGCGGCCCGCTGACCAGCTTGCGCGTGAGGTCCGCACCGAGCGCCGCCAGCAGGGGCACCGTGGTCTCGGACCCTGCCCGCCACAGGTCGGAGCTGATCTTGCTGCCCTCGTCGCCGACGTTCTCGAGCACGCGGCAGCGGCTCAGGCGACCGGAGTCGATGAGGTACGGCGAGTGGGTGGAGTAGACGACCTGGTGGAAGGGGCCGAGGTGCTCCTTGATGTAGCGCAGCAGGTCGGCCTGGGCGTTCGCGTGCAGGTTCATGCCGGGCTCGTCGAGCAGGATGACCCGACGGTCCTGGTCGGCGAACTCCGAGAACGCCGCGAGGAAGGAGAAGAACCAGATGAAGCCCTTGGAGCGCTCCGCAACATTGAGGCTCATCCGCTGGCGGTCGTCGCGCACGCGGATGTGCAGCCACGGGTCGGGCGAGGAGATGCCCATCGTCTCCAGGTCGAGCTCGATCGACAGCTCGCGGTTCTGGCTCCAGTACTCCAGCAGCTGGTCCGACAGGCGTGCGGCGGCGGCCTCGAGCGCGGCCTTGCGGACCTCGTAGTCGTCCTCGTCGAACGAGGCGTCGGCCACGCCGGCCAGCCTCAGCAGCGCCAGCGCGGTGCGCTCGGAGGGGTAGAGGTCGGCCGAGTCCATCTCCTGCAGACGCCGGATGGACACGCTGCCAGGGAGCACGTTGTGGTCGTCGAAGTACTGGAAGCCCGGCAGCATCGCGGTCAGCCGGGCGATGGCCTCGGGCGACGCCTCGAGCGGGGTGCCCTCCTCGTCGGACGCCCAGTGCAGCTCGCCGTCGCCGTACGAGCGGCTCACGAACAGCGGGGTCGTCGGCAGCAGGGCGCCGGCGCGCTCCAGGACCTGGCGGTCGTCGTAGTCGAGCTCGATCTCGAGGGTGACGGGGCGGACCTGGTCGATGACCTCGCGATCGCGCCCGAGGTCGCGTCGGGGGTAGTCGCGTCGCGCGGTGAACGCGGTGACGTGACCGCTGGGCAGCGGGTTGGCCCGGTACAGCGCCTGCAGCATGGCCGTCTTGCCCGACTCGTTCTTGCCGACGATGGTCGTGATGCCCTCGTCGAGCGCCAGGCGTCCGGAGTCGTGGACCGACATGACCTTGCGGACGCGCGCAGCGATCAGTCGCATGGGGCCTACTTCCGTGGAGGGGCTCTGGCGGGACTCAGGCTACTGGTCCCGACGGTGAGGAGTGCGCTGGTCGTTCCTCATGACGTCGCCGCCTCGTGGCCGGGTCCGGCCGGTGCGTAGCCTGACCGGGTGGAGGAGCTCACCGGGGGAGTGCTGCTGCTCCTCGGCGTGGCCGCGTTCCTCGCCGGATGGATCGACGCCGTCGTGGGGGGTGGCGGGCTGGTCCAGCTGCCCGCCCTCATGGTGGCCTTCCCGCAGGCGGCGCCGGTCCAGCTGCTGGCCACGAACAAGATCGGCTCGATCGCCGGCACGACGACGTCGAGCATCACCTACCTGCGACGCGTGCGGCTCGACCTGCGCACGGCCGCGCCCCTGGCGGGTGCGGCGTTCATCGGCTCGTTGCTGGGTGCGGTCGTGGCCTCGTGGATCCCGCGCGCGGCCTTCAACCCGGCGATCCTCGTGGTCCTGGTCGTCGTCGGTGCCTTCACGGTGCTGCGACCCGACCTCGGCCAGGTGGCGGCCATCCGCTTCACCGGTCGGCGCCACTACGGGGCGGCCATGCTGGTGGGTGCGTCCATCGGCTTCTACGACGGCGCCCTCGGGCCGGGGACCGGCTCGTTCCTCGTCTTCGCGCTCGTGGGGGTGCTCGGCTACGGGTTCCTGGAGGCCAGCGGCAAGGCGAAGCTGGCCAACTTCGCGACCAACCTGGCCGCCCTGGTCGTGTTCGTCCCGCAGGGTGCGGTCATCTGGAAGGTCGCCGCGGTGCTGATGGTCTGCAACGTGGCCGGCGGCTACCTCGGCGCCCGCCTCGCCGTGGCGCGGGGCAACCGGTTCATCCGCATCGTGTTCATCGTCGTGGTGTCGGCGTTCGTCGTGCGCATCGGCTGGGACACCTGGCAGCAGCTCGTCGGCTGACCTCCGGCCCACCGGCCCCACGATTTCCCATCACCTGATGGGAATCGCGAACCCACCACGGTCCTGCCCCACTCACCATGGCGTGCGCGCCATGGTGAGTGGCAGGGAACCGTGGTGGGTCCGGAGGTCGTCAGCCCTGGCGGGCCTTCAGGCGCGGGTTCTGCTTGTTGATCACGTAGGTGCGCCCGCGTCGGCGCACGACCTGCGAGCCGGGCTGGTTCTTGAGCGAGCGCAGGGAGTTGCGGACCTTCATGGTTCCTCCTGTGGGTGGGACGGGTTCGGGCCCCCGACCCTTCGACAGGCTCAGACAGGCTCGGGGGCGGTGGGTCAGAGACGGTCGACGTCGACCAGGCCGCGGTGCACGGCCCTGACGAGCCGGCGCGGCACCCGCACCGTGCGGCCCTCGACGGTGACGGGCACGAGGTCGGCGGGCGTCGCCTTCCACTGCGACCGCCGGTGGCGGGTGTTGCTGCGCGAGGTCTTGCGCTTGGGGACGGCCATGGGGCTCCTTCGATCGGGTGGTGGGCGGACCCGGCAGGGGTGCCGGGCCCTGGGCGGTGGGCGGACCCGGCAGGGGTGCCGGGCCCTGGGCGGCGATGGGTACGGCTCAGGCGGCGCGGCGGACGTCGCCGAGCCAGGGCTCGAGGCCGTCGGAGGCGACCTCCCAGTACGGGCCCCGGTCGGCCAGCTCGGCGTCGCTGAGCAGGCAGTGCTCGAAGGCCTCCTGCACGTCGTCGGGGCTGCTGGCGAGCGGTCCCGACGCCAGGCCGTGCACGACGATGCGGGTCAGGGGCGTGTCGGTGCCCCACGGGGAGGCCGTCCCGACGCTCAGCTGTCCGCCCGCCCCGTCCCACACGCAGACGTCGGAGGGGCGGCTCGGCAGCCAGAACGAACCGCGCGAGCGACGTGGCCCGCCGCCGATCTTCTCGATGCTCTCGAGCAGGCGTCCGGGGTGGAACGGGCGGTCGGAGCGGAGGTCGAGCGTCCACACGTAGCGGGAGCCGTGCAGCGGCAGCTCGTCGCGTCGCACGACGTCGACCCACGCCTCCGTGACGTCGTGGCGGTGCGCTCCGGCCACGAGCGGCGTGGCGTCGAGCGCCGACGGGTCGTCGACGACCGTGACGCCCGGACGAGCGAGCGCACGCAGCAGGTCCAGCCCGGCGGGGTCGCACGGTCCGGTGAGCGCGACGGCGTCGGCGTACTCGACGATCGCGGCGGCCGTCTCGGCGACGCCGCGGGAGTCGTCCTCGCTCGTGTGCAGGTCGCGCTCGTGCAGCAGGTCGTCCCCGAGCAGGTCGGCGAGCACGGTCCGGCCGTCGAGGGCTGCGACGACGGCCGCCACGTGCACGTGCGGCGCGGCCTGCACGTAGGTCTCGATGACCCGGCAGGCCTGCAGGGCCTCGGCCGCCACCGGCAGGTGGGCGACCACCGCGCCCCAGCGACCGCTGGCTGCGAGGCGCTCCATCGTGGGCACCACGTCCTCGCGGAGGGCGCAGGCCACGCAGGCGTGCTCCAGCTCGTGGACGTGCCGCTCCAGGACGCCGGTGCAGTCGCTGACCACGCGCACGAGCCGCTGGGACTCGACGTCGAGCACGTGGCGCACGACGACGGCCGAGGGAAGGTCGAACTGGAGGCCCACGGTGACGGCCTCCATGGCCACCTCGTCGACGCCGGTCACGAGCACGGCTGGGGTGGTGCGCGAGAGGACGCGCCGGCGTCCGCGGCCGACGGGGCTCATGCGTCGACCTGCCCGTAGCGGCGACGGAAGCGCTCGACCCGTCCCTCGGTGTCGACCACGCGGCCGCGGCCGGTCCAGAACGGGTGGCTGGCGCTGGAGACCTCGACGTCGACCACGGGCAGGGTGCGGCCGTCGACGTCGACCGTCTTGGCAGGGGTGCCGGGCCCTGGGCGGCCGTTTGCGCCGTGGTCGGCAGGGAGGCGCTCGGGCAGCGTCGAGCGGGTCACGAGCAGGAGGTCGCCCGAGCGGTCGCGGAAGGCGACCTCGTCGTAGCGGGGGTGCTGGTTCTTCTTCACGTCACGTCTCCGGTAGGCTGATGAGAACGATTGTCATTCTACACAGGAGGTCGCCATGTCGCGCACCTGCCAGGTCACCGGGGCCACCCCGGGCTTCGGCCACCACGTGTCCCACTCGCACCGGCGCACCAAGCGGCGCTTCGACGTCAACGTCCAGAAGAAGCGCTACTGGGCGCCGACCCTCGGCCGGCACGTCACGCTCACGCTCAGTGCCCGAGGGATCAAGACCGTCGACGTGCGCGGCATCGACGCCGTGGTCGCCGACATCCTCGCTCGAGGGGAGAGGCTCTGATGGCGGGATCGTCGAGGGGGCGGGGCAACGACGTCCGGCCCATCGTGAAGCTGCGATCCACGGCGGGCACGGGCACCACCTACGTCACGCGCAAGAACCGTCGCAACGACCCCGACCGGCTCGTGCTGAGCAAGTACGACCCGAGGATCCGCAGGCACGTCGAGTTCAAGGAGGAGCGCTGATGGCCAAGCGCAGCAAGATCGTCGCCAACGAGCGCCGCAAGGAGGTCGTCGAGCGCTACCGGGAACGACGTGACGCCCTGCGCGCCGCGTCCCGGGACACGTCGCTGTCCATGGCCGAGCGCATGGAGGCCTCGCGTGCCCTGGCCGGGCTGCCGCGTGACTCCTCCCCGTCTCGGGTGCGCAACCGCGACCAGGTCGACGGCAGGCCGCGGGGCCACCTGCGGGTCGCCGGACTCTCGCGCATCCGGTTCCGCGAGGGAGCGCACCGGGGCGAGCTGCCGGGCATCACGAAGTCGAGCTGGTAGCCCCGGCGCCGGGCGGAGGGAGCAGGCGCGTCTCCACCCGCTCGGCCACCAGGGTCGCGGCGCCGTCGGCGTCACGGCCGGGCACC is part of the Aeromicrobium sp. Leaf245 genome and harbors:
- a CDS encoding glycoside hydrolase family 16 protein — its product is MERFEERFDGLDLQRWVPAYLPAWSSREDARATWEVGDDGLRLSLPPEHPRWCPDLHEPPLRVSAVQSGSWSGPVGSTRGQQPFRPGLTVREEQPRVAGFVPLHGRIEVECRATVGAGSMFSAWTIGMEDEPRRCGEICLVEVFGDTRATTPDGTVTLEVGRGVHPFRDPDLVEEFAAPRRSLDVSAWHTYAVDWTEHGITWFLDGEQVAASDQSPSYPMLLVLAVFDFPDRTTGDHVPLLEVRRVTGR
- a CDS encoding glycosyltransferase family 4 protein, with the translated sequence MRVALLSYRSKQHVGGQGVYVEHLSRGLVEAGHDVEVISGQPYPEGLDPRVRLTRLPSLGIYDEPDPFKPPAPWTLRSVPDVVEWLLSVTGAFGEPLSFTLRADRHLKDRLDDFDVVHDNQSLGWGLLALRRRLPLVVTIHHPISRDRIVELEAARGWRKLSVARWYSFVGMQARVARRLPFVVGVSTVATDDTVTDFGIDPARIRVVPLGVDTDTFGPVRRRQPGTPAATESRVPGRIVAVASADKPLKGVAHLLDALAKVRVEHPDVELQLVSSVEPGGATDRRIDALDLRDCVTTHSGLESEQIAELLRSAEIMCVPSLYEGFSLPTVEALASGTAVVASRAGAIPEVVGDAEGGEPCAVLVEPGDAEQLAAAVSSLLDDPDRRAALGAAGRARALERYSWTSVAKATADVYDEAIRRFAGKEQ
- a CDS encoding bifunctional 2-polyprenyl-6-hydroxyphenol methylase/3-demethylubiquinol 3-O-methyltransferase UbiG; this translates as MLTVDFDRLRVGARTRFIDVGAGAGRHSYEALRRGADVTAFDLDEVELKGVDEMFEAMRVEGQVPRTGRGAVQAGTILDMPYADASFDVVLASEILEHVPEDEQAISELVRILAPGGTLAVTVPRFWPEKVCWMLSDEYHANEGGHIRIYKASELDAKLRAEGLVHTHTHHAHGLHAPYWWIKCAVGVERDQHPAVRAYHQLLVWDMMKAPRTTRVAEKLLDPVLGKSVALYYTKPLAA
- a CDS encoding prenyltransferase; its protein translation is MTPAVTGSPAVLALPGVLDAAQVQATADTIADVQTRDGAIPWEADGHLDPWDHLQAAMGLAVAGRRDEAEAAYAWSRSQQRPDGTWATKYSGGEVVEPATDANFTAYVATAVWHHWRLTGDRAFVSSMWPSVQGALDAVLVLQDDAGPVRWSRGADGCVADEALVTGNASIHLSLRCGVALADVVGERVPHWEDAAVRLRHALDHHPDRFADKARFSMDWYYPVLGGALPRAVALARLERRWDDFVVPGFGARCVDDSPWVTGGETCELVLALDAVGRGADARALLADIQVLRREDATYWTGYVYPDETYWPIEQTTWTAGTVLLAVDALTRTTPANGLFRGEGLPLLAAAEECDQPCVA
- a CDS encoding class I SAM-dependent methyltransferase encodes the protein MSAPPLPEALQAVADEVRGFLPADEADALRAAAAAHLRAGGLAVEIGSYCGKSAVHLGHVARESGARLVTIDHHRGSEEQQVGWEYHDETLVGTDGRMDTLPFLRETLARAGLEDVVDVVVARSPDVASWWGRELDLVFVDGGHTDEHAQGDYEGWARWVRPGGVLVIHDVFPDPADGGQAPYRIYLRALDDGFTEVGHTGSLRVLRR
- a CDS encoding ATP-dependent endonuclease — protein: MRLIAARVRKVMSVHDSGRLALDEGITTIVGKNESGKTAMLQALYRANPLPSGHVTAFTARRDYPRRDLGRDREVIDQVRPVTLEIELDYDDRQVLERAGALLPTTPLFVSRSYGDGELHWASDEEGTPLEASPEAIARLTAMLPGFQYFDDHNVLPGSVSIRRLQEMDSADLYPSERTALALLRLAGVADASFDEDDYEVRKAALEAAAARLSDQLLEYWSQNRELSIELDLETMGISSPDPWLHIRVRDDRQRMSLNVAERSKGFIWFFSFLAAFSEFADQDRRVILLDEPGMNLHANAQADLLRYIKEHLGPFHQVVYSTHSPYLIDSGRLSRCRVLENVGDEGSKISSDLWRAGSETTVPLLAALGADLTRKLVSGPHQLLVSSPSDITYLTVMGDLLRSEGGRALDPRWNLTPVGGASGIPTILALLGTTAVSATVLMDGPAGARGAVEELVNRGAISADHIVPLTDITGTLDADLEDLFDSRWYVTLLEESGGPKVSHRKITGKRFLRKPPRRRIVHQAETVVGGAYDRFQPAGHLLRNRSQALASVDAETKKRFQQLIDRLNALL
- a CDS encoding TSUP family transporter translates to MEELTGGVLLLLGVAAFLAGWIDAVVGGGGLVQLPALMVAFPQAAPVQLLATNKIGSIAGTTTSSITYLRRVRLDLRTAAPLAGAAFIGSLLGAVVASWIPRAAFNPAILVVLVVVGAFTVLRPDLGQVAAIRFTGRRHYGAAMLVGASIGFYDGALGPGTGSFLVFALVGVLGYGFLEASGKAKLANFATNLAALVVFVPQGAVIWKVAAVLMVCNVAGGYLGARLAVARGNRFIRIVFIVVVSAFVVRIGWDTWQQLVG
- the ykgO gene encoding type B 50S ribosomal protein L36 is translated as MKVRNSLRSLKNQPGSQVVRRRGRTYVINKQNPRLKARQG
- the rpmF gene encoding 50S ribosomal protein L32, with amino-acid sequence MAVPKRKTSRSNTRHRRSQWKATPADLVPVTVEGRTVRVPRRLVRAVHRGLVDVDRL
- a CDS encoding GTP-binding protein — protein: MSPVGRGRRRVLSRTTPAVLVTGVDEVAMEAVTVGLQFDLPSAVVVRHVLDVESQRLVRVVSDCTGVLERHVHELEHACVACALREDVVPTMERLAASGRWGAVVAHLPVAAEALQACRVIETYVQAAPHVHVAAVVAALDGRTVLADLLGDDLLHERDLHTSEDDSRGVAETAAAIVEYADAVALTGPCDPAGLDLLRALARPGVTVVDDPSALDATPLVAGAHRHDVTEAWVDVVRRDELPLHGSRYVWTLDLRSDRPFHPGRLLESIEKIGGGPRRSRGSFWLPSRPSDVCVWDGAGGQLSVGTASPWGTDTPLTRIVVHGLASGPLASSPDDVQEAFEHCLLSDAELADRGPYWEVASDGLEPWLGDVRRAA
- the rpmE gene encoding 50S ribosomal protein L31, with the protein product MKKNQHPRYDEVAFRDRSGDLLLVTRSTLPERLPADHGANGRPGPGTPAKTVDVDGRTLPVVDVEVSSASHPFWTGRGRVVDTEGRVERFRRRYGQVDA
- the rpmB gene encoding 50S ribosomal protein L28, with protein sequence MSRTCQVTGATPGFGHHVSHSHRRTKRRFDVNVQKKRYWAPTLGRHVTLTLSARGIKTVDVRGIDAVVADILARGERL
- the rpmG gene encoding 50S ribosomal protein L33, whose protein sequence is MAGSSRGRGNDVRPIVKLRSTAGTGTTYVTRKNRRNDPDRLVLSKYDPRIRRHVEFKEER
- the rpsN gene encoding 30S ribosomal protein S14, which translates into the protein MAKRSKIVANERRKEVVERYRERRDALRAASRDTSLSMAERMEASRALAGLPRDSSPSRVRNRDQVDGRPRGHLRVAGLSRIRFREGAHRGELPGITKSSW